The Nitriliruptor alkaliphilus DSM 45188 genome includes a region encoding these proteins:
- a CDS encoding FAD binding domain-containing protein yields MRPFSLRTASSADDAISRSGDAGAAFIGGGTNLVDLMRQGVAAPTALIDVSGLAGSIEPTASGGLLIGAATRNTAVVEDSRIRTSYPMLARAITSGASAQIRNLATVGGNLLQRTRCPYFYDHAGSRCNKRDPGSGCDAIDGPNRLHAILGTSSNCVATHPSDMSVALAALDAVVHAHGVDGDRRLPVTELHPLPGDHPERESNLLPGELITAVELPAPRFTTRSAYRKVRDRSSFAFALVSVAAAIELVDGVVADVRLALGGVGTKPWRAWAAEEALRGRAANHEMFDTAIRAELAQAEPLRDNGFKVELTRRTVVAVLEDLVEGTA; encoded by the coding sequence GTGAGGCCCTTCTCACTGCGCACCGCGAGCAGCGCCGACGACGCCATCAGTCGAAGCGGTGACGCAGGTGCAGCGTTCATAGGCGGCGGCACCAACCTGGTCGACCTCATGCGACAAGGCGTTGCGGCACCGACCGCGCTGATCGACGTCTCGGGGTTGGCCGGCTCCATCGAGCCAACGGCGAGTGGCGGCCTCCTCATCGGGGCCGCGACCCGGAACACCGCCGTGGTCGAGGACAGCCGCATCCGGACGAGCTATCCGATGCTGGCTCGGGCCATCACCTCGGGAGCGTCAGCGCAGATCCGCAACCTCGCCACGGTCGGCGGCAATCTGCTGCAGCGGACCCGCTGCCCGTACTTCTATGACCACGCCGGATCACGGTGCAACAAGCGCGATCCGGGCTCGGGTTGCGACGCGATAGACGGACCGAACCGTCTCCACGCGATCCTGGGCACGTCGTCGAACTGTGTCGCCACCCACCCGTCGGACATGAGTGTTGCACTGGCCGCGTTGGACGCCGTGGTACACGCGCACGGCGTCGACGGTGACCGTCGACTGCCCGTCACCGAACTCCATCCCTTGCCGGGTGACCACCCCGAGCGGGAGTCGAACCTCCTGCCCGGCGAGCTGATCACGGCAGTTGAACTCCCGGCCCCCCGCTTCACGACGCGATCCGCGTACCGGAAGGTCCGCGACCGCTCGAGTTTCGCCTTCGCGCTCGTGTCCGTGGCCGCCGCGATCGAACTCGTCGATGGGGTCGTGGCCGACGTGCGGCTGGCGCTGGGGGGCGTGGGAACCAAGCCGTGGCGCGCCTGGGCCGCCGAGGAGGCGCTCAGGGGACGAGCCGCGAATCACGAGATGTTCGATACCGCCATCCGCGCGGAGCTGGCACAGGCCGAGCCGCTACGGGACAACGGTTTCAAGGTGGAGCTCACGCGAAGGACGGTCGTCGCCGTTCTCGAGGACCTGGTGGAGGGCACGGCATGA
- a CDS encoding xanthine dehydrogenase family protein molybdopterin-binding subunit, which translates to MTLEVTPARSAQPTTVEPPSTARDVPASTGRSEGRLGEPVSRIDGAQKVMGLAQFAGEVPMEDLTYATLVYSSIARGRIATIDVTAARSAPGVVLVMTHENAPRLNRPAELLTAEKAAAPDSLPIMQDDQIHWNGQPVAIVLADTQEEADHAASLIDLTYEASSAVTSLAEAKPESRVADGDDGAPLRHEAGDAEAALRDAAFSVDNSYHTSPCNQNALELHAATLRWRDGELEIHDCTQTIAWVAWTVAEVFGLREDQVYVSAPFVGGAFGGKVLGQHLVIAAAASQMAGRPVRLVLSREGVYRVIGGRAETEQRVAIGADRDGRFSALIHRGAVAASRHNKFAEPFIIPTQSQYAAETMDLEVRKADLDIPSTGRMRAPGEATGSFALEAAVDELAVAMAIDPIELRLRNEPVRNPITDRDFSSRHLSEAFQIGAERFGWAQRDPEPGVRRDGEWLIGLGCAAAIYPYMRFPAASRGSFWRRTRVPRSSSPPRRWGWERPPPSHR; encoded by the coding sequence ATGACTCTCGAAGTGACGCCAGCGCGATCGGCACAGCCCACGACCGTGGAACCACCGAGCACCGCGCGCGACGTGCCCGCCTCGACCGGCCGCAGCGAAGGGCGACTGGGCGAACCCGTCTCCCGCATCGATGGCGCACAGAAGGTCATGGGGCTCGCCCAGTTCGCGGGCGAGGTGCCCATGGAGGATCTGACGTACGCCACACTGGTCTACAGCTCCATCGCACGAGGCCGGATCGCCACGATCGATGTCACGGCTGCGCGATCGGCGCCTGGCGTCGTTCTCGTGATGACCCACGAGAACGCTCCCCGGCTCAATAGGCCCGCCGAGCTGCTGACCGCCGAGAAGGCTGCCGCACCGGACAGCTTGCCGATCATGCAGGATGACCAGATCCACTGGAACGGGCAGCCGGTCGCCATCGTCCTGGCCGACACTCAGGAGGAAGCAGATCACGCGGCATCGCTGATCGACCTCACCTACGAGGCCAGTTCGGCGGTGACCAGCCTCGCAGAGGCCAAGCCGGAATCGCGAGTGGCCGACGGGGATGACGGGGCGCCGCTGCGTCACGAAGCGGGGGATGCAGAAGCAGCGTTGCGCGATGCCGCGTTCAGCGTCGACAACAGCTACCACACGTCGCCCTGCAACCAGAATGCATTGGAACTGCACGCCGCCACTCTCAGATGGCGAGACGGCGAACTCGAGATCCACGACTGCACCCAGACGATCGCTTGGGTCGCCTGGACGGTTGCCGAGGTCTTCGGACTCCGTGAGGATCAGGTCTACGTCAGCGCACCTTTCGTCGGGGGCGCGTTCGGGGGGAAGGTTCTCGGGCAGCATCTGGTCATCGCCGCCGCGGCCTCACAGATGGCCGGCCGCCCGGTCCGGCTGGTTCTCAGCCGTGAGGGCGTCTACCGAGTCATCGGCGGGCGTGCCGAGACCGAGCAGCGCGTCGCCATCGGGGCAGATCGAGATGGGCGATTCAGCGCGCTCATCCACAGGGGCGCCGTCGCTGCGTCGCGACACAACAAGTTCGCCGAGCCGTTCATCATCCCGACGCAGTCCCAGTATGCAGCGGAGACGATGGACCTCGAGGTCCGCAAGGCCGACTTGGACATCCCGTCGACCGGCCGCATGCGGGCTCCCGGCGAGGCGACAGGCAGTTTCGCCCTGGAGGCCGCCGTCGACGAGCTCGCCGTGGCGATGGCGATCGACCCCATCGAACTGCGGCTGCGGAACGAACCAGTCCGGAATCCGATCACGGATCGGGACTTCTCATCGCGCCACCTGTCGGAGGCCTTCCAGATCGGAGCGGAGCGGTTCGGATGGGCCCAGCGCGATCCCGAACCAGGTGTCCGCCGAGACGGCGAATGGCTCATCGGTCTGGGATGCGCGGCCGCGATCTACCCGTACATGCGTTTCCCGGCAGCGTCGCGCGGATCGTTCTGGCGCAGGACTCGAGTGCCACGGTCGAGTTCGCCGCCCAGGAGATGGGGATGGGAACGACCACCGCCCTCTCACAGGTGA
- a CDS encoding xanthine dehydrogenase family protein molybdopterin-binding subunit, translating into MAQDSSATVEFAAQEMGMGTTTALSQVTADQLGLPFSSITCRYGSSSLPGSSPAVGSQQTAALTAAVLAAQQNLLAELLALVEASSPLAGLSLDEVEAAGGGLSKIGDPTTFEAYGSILERAGRHELSAEGAGGPPLEWAVHYSMNSYGAVFCEVRVNSVTGETRVTRIVGAYDCGRIFNPKTAASQIRGGIIMGLGLALTEGTDRDERSGRIVNPSLTDYHVPVHLDVPDIDVVFTGHPDPQAPAGGRGVGEIGVTGVVAAITNAIYNATGARVRELPVTVDKLLAAGI; encoded by the coding sequence CTGGCGCAGGACTCGAGTGCCACGGTCGAGTTCGCCGCCCAGGAGATGGGGATGGGAACGACCACCGCCCTCTCACAGGTGACGGCCGACCAGCTCGGGCTGCCGTTCTCATCGATCACCTGCCGGTACGGATCGTCGTCGCTGCCCGGATCGTCACCGGCAGTGGGGTCGCAGCAGACAGCTGCCCTGACGGCCGCGGTTCTCGCGGCACAGCAGAACCTGCTGGCCGAGCTCCTGGCACTGGTCGAGGCGTCGTCACCGCTCGCGGGTCTCTCGCTTGACGAGGTCGAGGCGGCGGGCGGTGGGCTGTCCAAGATCGGCGACCCGACCACGTTCGAGGCGTACGGCTCCATCCTCGAGCGGGCAGGTCGCCACGAACTCAGCGCTGAGGGGGCCGGGGGCCCTCCGCTGGAGTGGGCGGTGCACTACTCCATGAACTCCTACGGCGCAGTCTTCTGCGAGGTACGCGTCAACTCGGTTACCGGCGAGACGCGGGTCACCCGGATCGTGGGCGCGTACGACTGCGGCCGGATCTTCAACCCGAAGACCGCAGCGAGCCAGATCCGAGGCGGGATCATCATGGGACTGGGCCTCGCGCTGACCGAGGGCACCGATCGGGACGAGCGAAGTGGGCGGATCGTGAATCCGAGCCTCACCGACTATCACGTTCCGGTGCACCTCGATGTCCCCGACATCGATGTCGTCTTCACGGGGCACCCCGATCCGCAGGCACCGGCCGGCGGCCGCGGGGTGGGGGAGATCGGGGTCACGGGGGTGGTCGCTGCGATCACGAACGCCATCTACAACGCGACCGGAGCCCGGGTACGCGAGCTGCCCGTGACCGTCGACAAGCTCCTCGCTGCCGGGATCTGA
- a CDS encoding NAD(P)-dependent alcohol dehydrogenase — protein sequence MHITAALTASKGAPFELVSLELEDPRADEVLVRIVGSGICHTDLIVRDQLYPVPLPAVLGHEGSGVVEAVGEGVTSVAPGDHVVLTYNSCGGCRMCAHGRQAYCEQIFAYNFAGSRPDGTTTLRNGDAEVHGAFFGQSAFATHALANARNVVKVDVEVPLELLGPLGCGIQTGAGAVLNSLRVPAGSSIAVFGTGSVGLSAVMASVVAGSTTIIAVDLNEQRLELAEDLGATHTINAADGDTVERIQEITGGIGVDFTVETTASPAVLRQAVECLNHGGTCGHIGSAAPGTDVSLDMAVLLFGRSVRGIVQGDSVPQLFIPKLVELYKQGRFPLDRLITTYGFQDIDSAAEASEAGLAIKPVLTFS from the coding sequence GTGCACATCACCGCAGCTTTGACCGCCTCCAAGGGGGCGCCGTTCGAGCTCGTCTCGCTAGAGCTGGAGGACCCTCGCGCCGACGAGGTCCTCGTACGGATCGTCGGCTCTGGCATCTGCCACACGGATCTCATCGTTCGCGACCAGTTGTACCCCGTGCCCTTGCCGGCTGTGCTCGGTCACGAGGGTTCGGGAGTCGTGGAAGCCGTGGGCGAAGGGGTCACGTCGGTCGCCCCCGGGGATCATGTCGTCCTCACGTACAACTCGTGCGGCGGGTGCCGCATGTGCGCCCATGGCCGCCAGGCGTACTGCGAGCAGATCTTCGCGTACAACTTCGCCGGGTCACGGCCGGACGGCACGACCACGCTGAGGAACGGGGATGCCGAGGTCCACGGCGCGTTCTTCGGGCAGTCTGCCTTCGCGACGCACGCTCTGGCGAACGCGCGGAACGTCGTGAAGGTCGATGTCGAGGTGCCGCTCGAGCTGTTGGGCCCGCTGGGATGCGGCATCCAAACCGGTGCGGGTGCCGTCCTGAACTCCCTGCGGGTGCCGGCCGGCAGCAGCATCGCGGTGTTCGGGACCGGGTCGGTCGGGCTGAGCGCTGTCATGGCGTCGGTTGTCGCAGGATCCACGACCATCATCGCCGTCGACCTCAACGAGCAACGGCTCGAGCTGGCCGAGGACCTCGGAGCGACACACACCATCAACGCTGCAGACGGTGACACGGTCGAGCGCATCCAGGAGATCACCGGAGGCATCGGCGTCGACTTCACCGTCGAGACCACCGCCTCTCCCGCAGTGTTGCGTCAAGCGGTCGAGTGCCTGAATCACGGCGGCACGTGCGGTCATATCGGCTCCGCTGCACCTGGCACCGACGTGTCGCTGGACATGGCCGTGCTGTTGTTCGGCCGCAGCGTGCGTGGCATCGTGCAGGGCGACAGCGTTCCCCAGCTGTTCATCCCCAAGCTCGTCGAGCTGTACAAGCAAGGGCGCTTCCCCCTCGACCGCCTCATCACGACCTACGGCTTCCAGGACATCGACAGTGCAGCCGAGGCATCCGAGGCCGGCCTGGCGATCAAGCCGGTCCTCACCTTCAGCTGA